ttcagatcaagttcatgtcaagtcaagttcagttcatgtttcaatttaagttatgtcaattatgctatgttgtacgctaagttatgctttaattatttatgaatttaattatacatttatgcttttactgtcatccatgcatcattagcatgtgtggaaattttttgttaacctgctgagatttgtaatcaaatcttactgtggtagtcccaactatcattcatcccgaatggtagatcttgttacaggacctgaaggaggatcatgagctgaccaactagacacagtcgattgaacgacggtgcgtcgttaatgttaatatagtagttaaattattacttatacgatggagttgcatttccagtacttttggatcataactattttggactagtgttgtgattttagttgttcaataggtttttatgtatgaagtatgttttaagcatttgggatattttcaatttggtgcatagtattgctaaagaaaaaaaaaattatccgctgcgaatattgcatattgttagatgtatgttaggaacattgcatcttatatgtcatgaacgggggcaggtaaccttgtgttgcatgtctcgacgcttcaaatttccattcgatcccaaacggaatttgggggcgtcacatgataATTGAAAATGAGATGTCTTTTACCACAGTCAATAAAAGAGGCTTTCGAAAGTTTGTCAAAACTATTGAGCCATGATTTCCATTGTCATCACGATATATGGTGATGCGGGATTGTATGAAAAGGCATGCAAAAGAGAAGGCGGAAATGAAGAAGATGTTCACTACCACTAGCCAGAAAGTGTCATTTTTTACTGACATATGGACTTCCATACAAAACGTTTCTTATATGTGTATCATAGCACACTACATCGATAGTGagtgaaatttgagaaaacggaTTATTAGattcaaagaaattattgatcataaggaAGCATCAATTAGGGCACTGATGGATGATTGTTTAAAGGATTGGGGAATTCAAAAGGTTCTATGTATTGTAGTTGACAATACCAGTGCCAATGACACTgtaattgaatggttcaagaggAATACGAGTGTGAAAGTTGATGTCATCCGCAATTACGAATTTATTCATGTttgatgttgtgctcatatattCAACTTGATTGTCAGCAAagggttaaaagaggttgatgattccattaccagagtccgcaacattgtgcagtatgtgagggcttcccctcaAGGTTGTCCAAGTTCAAGGCAATAGTAAGCCAGCTTGGGATTTCATGTTCTAAGACATTGTGCTTGAATGTTTCGACTCGATGGAATTCGACATACcttatgttggatgtggcacaaaAGTACCAAAGAACATTCGAGTGGATGGAAGTCGAGGATAGAggccttaagtatgctttgctggagcctgcaggAAAGGGGCTTGGTGCCCTAGACACACATGATTGAACTAGTATGGGGCactttgtgagatttttacaagttttttatgatatgactaTGCGGATATTTGGATCCGCATATACAACTGCAAACTTGTTCTTTAGCAAGCTCTTAGAGCTTCACTACCACTTGCAAGAAGGTTGTACCGTAGTGGGCACCTCACACTCGATTCCGACACCTCTCATGGATGACCGTAGCTGAGATAACTCATTACATCCACCATGTCGAGGTTACAATATTATGAATCAGTATCATCAACTCGTTGCAACGAGAAATATTATGCAATGTACTTCTGAGATTGAATGGTActttatggaagaggtcgaggcacctagcgatatattttagttattaacttggtggaaggttaattccaccaagtatcagatcttttctcgtattgcccgagatgtgctGACCATTTCTATCACTACGGTTGCCTCTGAGTCGGCATTTAGTATTGGAGGTCAAGTATTGGATTCTTACCGGAATTCATTGTCACCGTCAACTGTAGAGGTCCTCGTTTGCACACAAAACTGGTTAAGTGATACGTCTATTAAACTAGATACCATTGGCTTTGACGCTGATAGCTATAAGCTTGAATCAGGTAACTTTATTTGAgtatttcaattgatttatttatttcttttcatgatttcataaatctattaacatattttttattattttattgatataattgtgAACTCTAGTATACTTGCCGATGATTGATATTTGGAGTGTGGCTAAGTTGATAAACTCcctttaaattttattggtgagaaatgattatcaaattttatttttagcaataataaattttctgaatcatttttttttcttcttattgattgtgactttttattttaatttcaggtaTCACCAACCACAAACCATTcagaattggaagatgtttttatttttgtattggaagATGTTCGAAATGGATTGTTTAaactattatcaatgttttgaacaATTGTATAGGAGTTTTTGAAAGATgtaattatattctttttttttttttttttttttttagtttagggCTTGGAATTGGACCAATGGGGTCCCAAATatatcggagtcggatcggatGGAGGTCGGAGTCTAATTTCGATTCCGATCGGAATTCCAAACTCCGGACTCCgattggagtcggagtcggaggtcggaatTCGCAATTCCGACTCCGGCCTAAACACAACACGACCcattatttaaataacttttgttAAGATTTGAATGTCTAACCCGTTTAATATAATGGGTCGTGTTCAGGTTGACCTATATAGTTTAATATTCATAACTTGATACGACATAAACACGACTCACAAACAAGAATTGCCACCACTAAAATAATGCATGTGTGGCGTAAGTTAAGTAAATTGAATTCATTTGGTTCCTAGATACAAAATTACTTTATTGGTTGAGCCATCTTGAGTTTTGATTTAGGTGCCATTTGGATACGTAGTACTTGCGTCtcgtctcatctcaatatctaaacactatttaaatataaatattttttaatttctcttttatactttttcatctaatcattattaatAATTCAAGTTTCTCAATCTTtcatataaaacataaaaaacaattcaaaattttcaagttgcaaaacaaaagaaatattaaaaaattatattctaataatattttaattttataatatttttattcaatattttcttccttcttttctaaaacctaataaaaattttaacttaatttattttactattattaaaagatttattatctcgTTACATTTTAATTGACGATCCAAACGCCTTATAGTCCTTGGGAAATTAGATCATGCATGATCATCCGCCCTGGTCCTACCCTATATCTGACCAAGAAACTTCAAGCAATCATCCATATATATTTGTAGGTCAATATATACTGCTACTCCCAGTTAATCTGATCGTCTTTAATTAGCAAGCTGGATGATGTTCACAATGCCGTTTATACAGTACTACGTACTGATCATGATAATAAGGAAGATAATCATTTAATTTACCAGTCAAGATAATTATGGTAATTTCTTCTATAGATAAGgttccaaaaagaaaatatctaatatgcatgcatgcatgtataaattataatgattcaTGCACATCCCTTTTTACAACACTAGACAACGTAGGTCAACAATTATATATGCACATGATATATAGATACAATCATTATTAAACAGATGGCCTCTAGATCATCCAAATCAAGAAGAAAATTCCATAAATTCGATAAATACTTCTCTTCTAGACGttgctatatatttatcttattttccaaGAAATTTAAGTGAACAATTaggactatatatatgatcggGTTAGGTTATAGGTCCATCAAGTCATTCTTCTTTGAAGTTGGTCTTACTTAATCATGTGCCACTTTTGCGATCGAATAAGCTATAGCTAGTACTAATTAATTAGACTGGCCGGGACCATTACTAGTTAGTAGTCATGAAgtcttagctagctagctctagATTCAAAGCAAGaaatacaatatttattcaTACTCCTGGCTACATGCAATTACAATGAAACATTCATCAAAACCCAGATATGGTCCCCTCCCATTCTCATCGATCGATAAAACATTCCTTACGTTATACTCCGCCCTAAAACTGGTTGCATGGGTTCTTTTTTACATAAATtcttcttccaaggaaaaggtTCTCTAAGCCCGAAAACATCATCATtatcacctatatatatatatattcaagaaTAATGTTATTTAAAAGCTCGATCGTTTGTCTGCATAAGTCACATTTTGGCCCCTTGTCTTCATGTGGGACCGATGATCATCCTTGCTTATTTCTTGTGCAACTAGAACCTGCAATTGTGCGAAAAGTACTGgaatcatctaattaatttgtttcattttttttttcttctcacccGGCCAACTTTATTGTaacttttcctatatatatatatatatatatgtatataacttTTTCTTCTCAGTGGAGACTGAAAACAATTAATTTTTCATGActtttcttcttaaaaatagaccaagaagaagaagaagaagatggttaAGATAGTTGACTAATTCCTAATTTTTAGCCTTATTGCAAATAGTAATGCTTGTGATACTGATTGCAAGCCGATTGTATGTGGCATTATATGCGTTCCACGTACAGGCCGCCAGCTAGCATTATTTATCAATGGTGAGGTAGGAGGGGAAATTAAGCatgcattttttaatttgtttcaggGTATATATAAGACTAGATCAAGCAAGCAAGCAACCCTTTTCCTCTCAACGTGAGCGTGTAGGGTTTCTTCATGCATGGCTGCCGCCGATGGCCTCCAGGCCAATTCGGCCATTGTTACACGCCTCAAATCTTTTGCAGATATGGTTTTAGAATCTCCTCAGCCCATTCCTGAGGTTGTGGTTCCCTTTAGATCTCATAAAACGATAGATGGTGAGGTATGTGTAGTATTCTCAAAGGATGAACTGGACAGATTGGCTattccttttcaattctctctgGTTTTAAAGTTTCTACGGCAAAGACCATCCCTGGACTCCATCAGATCATTCATCAAAGCCAGATGGGGATTGACGAACCAACCGATCGTCTCATCGATGCGGAAGCCACGTAATGTTTTCGTACGTCTATCGCTGAAGGATGATTTTGTGAAGGCCTTTGCACGTGAAAGCTGTGAGATTAATGGAGTCCCATATAGAGTTTTTCACTGGTCCACCGATTTTCATGAAGATCAAGAACCTGTTCGAGTCCCGGTGTGGATTACTCTGCCGGGTCTTCCTCCAAACTTCTACCACGAGTCTTTTTTGCGCAACATTACGGCTCCAATTGGTAGATTTCTTAAGAGGGATAACCCTACTAGATGCGCTACTCGCACGGATGGAGCCAGAGTTTGTGTAGAGATGGATGTTACAAAAGAACCGATCAAAGCCTTGTGGATAGGTACACCCAGAATTCCTCAAAGTTTTTATCAGATCATAGAATTCGAGACTCTTCCTGCTTATTGTCTACGATTTCACGTCCAAGGCCATAATGATAAAACTTGCAAATGGCAAGGAAAAAAACAGAGTGTTACGCTGAAGGAAAACTATGAGAAGGAAAAAACGAATCTGACTTGGGTgattaaggaaaagaaagatgagCAACCTATCGTTATAGTGCAAAAAGGTGAGTCTAGTAAGATGGGAGAAAAACTGGTGCAAGAGATTGGAACCCAGTCTAATGAGCTTCATCTAGAAAACTCGGAAAGGGAGGGCCATACGAAACAGGTTGCAGATGGAGAGGTTGACGATACAGCCGTAGAGACGAACGAAGCTTTAGATGTAAAACAGAGCAATCCTGAAAATTCTACAACTGATGCTACAGCAGTTAACGAGATGGTCTCTCATATGGAGGGGTTACATGATGCTCCGATCATTGAAGGCTCACGGCAGATAGTTATCCATGAAGAGTTGGAAACGGGAATCAATTTGCATATGGGCGATACAAATACAGATGTAACTCTTGTGGAGGAAGCACTTACGTTAAATCAAGAATTACCGAACATAGATGGGATTAGTGCCCAGGACGGAAGAGACCCAGCCTATGTAGATACGGAACAAGACCACGATGTTTCTGATGGGCACGTTTATTCAGATACGGATTTAGAAGAGGTTACGGAACATATTGCTAAGAAAAAACTTGCAGCATCAGACTCAGATATTCAATCAGAAAAAGAACGTCACAGGAAAGGTATTAAATTAAGGGGCTCATATAGGGTTGTAAGCAAACCCTCTCGCCTTAATTTATGAAGATATCTTACTTGTATTGGAATGCTCGGGGTGTTGGTACGTCGAGGAAGCGGCTTAAAAAATTAGTATCGAAACTACATCCTAAACTCCTTGTTATTGCTGAGCCTATGGTTAGTAATTCACGTTTAGATATGTGGCGTGATAGATTGGGTTTTGATAGATGTTGCTCTAATTTTGAAGATGGCGGTAAGCTATGGTTGTTTTGGTCTCATGATTTAAATCTAGCTGTTGATTCTATGGGAGACCAATTTTTGACTGTTCGTATTAATAGTTGGAATGACCTTCGCATTACTTTTGTTTATGCGAAATGCTCCTACTTGGAGCGAAGGCGTTTGTGGGGTTCTTTGATGGATGCTAATACTCATAATTTACCTTGGATGGTGCTGGGAGATTTTAATATCATCAGAAATGACTCGGAAAGAAGAGGTGGCAGGCCACGGCTGGCTTTGGCCATGGAGGAGTTTAATGGTTGGGTGGATTCTTGTGGGATCCTTGATATGCCTTTCCGTGGCAATTCTCTCTCTTGGTGTAACAGTCATTCAGGCATTTCCAGACATTGGGCTCGTCTTGATCAGTGTTTCCTTAACACAGCTGCTTTAGCTATTTTTCCCGATGTTAATATGGAATACCTGGCGCGCACCTCCTCTGATCATGCACCTATGGCGGTAGCACTGGAAACTCAGCTTGTCAGGTATGGATATccttcttttaaatttcagcaaatgtgggttTCTCATgctaatttttttgattgtgtCTTGAATTCCTGGAATGGAGATGTTGTTGAGGGGTCTCATTTATATATTCTTGTCACTAAACTTAAAAGACTTAAAATTGTTTTGAGAGCTTGGAACAAGCATATTTTTGGTAGAACTGATATTCATATAGCGGAGCTTGAGGATCGGATAAAGGGCTTGGAAGTTAGATTACAATCTGATTATTCGAACAAGGTGGAGGATGATCTGGTTGCTACACAGTTGGATCTCTCAGCATGGTTGGACAGGGAAGAAAAGCACTTAGCCCAAATTGCTAAACAAGGCTGGATTCAGAAGGGTGAAgctaattctattttttttcgtGCTGTCAGTCGTCGGAATCATAAAGAGGTTTTAGAGATGAAACTTGAGGATGGTACTATTCTCTCCTTTCCAGAGCAGATTCATGAAGGGGCTATATCCTACTTTTCTCATTTCTTGCAGGCTGGTAACGGTTGTCAAGAGCCTAACCTGGGGGATTTTGTCCAACCTATTATATCTCAGAGTGATAATGATATTATTACTTGTGTTCCGTCTTCTCAGGAAGTATATGATGCTCTTTGCTCTATTCCGGAAGATAGTAGCCCGGGGCCCGACGGGTTTGGGTCGGGTTTCTATCGTTCTTGTTGGCATATTGTAGGTGCCGATGTAGTAGATGCAGTGGCAGAATTTTTCCGTGGTAAGGCTCTTCCTCGGTTTTTTAATGCAActttcttggttttaattccGAAGGTGGATAATCCGAcgagttttgataagtttagacCGATCAGCTTGTGCAATGTGTTCTATAAAATTTGCACCAAAATCATGGTTAATCGTCTCTCTCCCCtgcttgaaaaaattatttctccTGAACAAGGAGC
This is a stretch of genomic DNA from Carya illinoinensis cultivar Pawnee chromosome 3, C.illinoinensisPawnee_v1, whole genome shotgun sequence. It encodes these proteins:
- the LOC122305010 gene encoding uncharacterized protein LOC122305010, which gives rise to MAAADGLQANSAIVTRLKSFADMVLESPQPIPEVVVPFRSHKTIDGEVCVVFSKDELDRLAIPFQFSLVLKFLRQRPSLDSIRSFIKARWGLTNQPIVSSMRKPRNVFVRLSLKDDFVKAFARESCEINGVPYRVFHWSTDFHEDQEPVRVPVWITLPGLPPNFYHESFLRNITAPIGRFLKRDNPTRCATRTDGARVCVEMDVTKEPIKALWIGTPRIPQSFYQIIEFETLPAYCLRFHVQGHNDKTCKWQGKKQSVTLKENYEKEKTNLTWVIKEKKDEQPIVIVQKGESSKMGEKLVQEIGTQSNELHLENSEREGHTKQVADGEVDDTAVETNEALDVKQSNPENSTTDATAVNEMVSHMEGLHDAPIIEGSRQIVIHEELETGINLHMGDTNTDVTLVEEALTLNQELPNIDGISAQDGRDPAYVDTEQDHDVSDGHVYSDTDLEEVTEHIAKKKLAASDSDIQSEKERHRKGIKLRGSYRVVSKPSRLNL